The following proteins are encoded in a genomic region of Haemorhous mexicanus isolate bHaeMex1 chromosome 27, bHaeMex1.pri, whole genome shotgun sequence:
- the LOC132338804 gene encoding myotubularin-related protein 9-like isoform X3 — protein sequence MEFSELIKTATVEDVLLSRQGLPAVRGTLCITSHHLLLSSCPRGELELWLLIRNVDAVEKRVQNLGWYQPPRSGGSPRDTRVAGSSGTITLRCKDLQVLQLEIPGMEECLNIASSIEALSSVDSVMMLYPFFHRPPSLRLQQGWHLRVPERHFQRVASQALLRSSQPLTGPNRRRCREDEQLLGTILGEGERGFVLDTRSAQAAKQARISGGGTEPRSGYPRWRRLHRALERGRPLQDSFSRLAEACAEPAVTVERWLGRLDSSRWLSHVKAALSTACLAAQCLDREGCTVLVHGAEGTDSTLLVTALAQLILDPACRTLEGFQGLLEREWIQAGHPFQVRCARSASSHARGKQEAPLFLLFLDCVWQLSRQFPFSLEFGEQLLLTLFDNAYASAYGTFLCNNERERSLCKVKESTHSLWAWLNQPEERHKYLNPLYSHNPLVIWPSVEPQSIQLWQGFFLRWIRPSQHLEEAWGEIRRLVQGNSSSLQESTGKRPSQPLPEPPAGTGDGKVGTAGTR from the exons ATGGAGTTCTCGGAGCTGATCAAGACGGCGACAGTGGAGGACGTGCTGCTGTCGCGACAGGGGCTGCCCGCGGTGCGGGGCACGCTGTGCATCACCAGCCAccacctgctgctctcctcctgcccccgCGGCgagctggagctctggctgctcatCCGCAACGTGGACGCCGTGGAGAAAAG AGTGCAGAATTTAGGCTGGTACCAACCCCCCCGGAGTGGCGGCTCCCCGCGGGACAccag GGTCGCCGGCTCCTCGGGCACCATCACGCTGCGCTGCAAGgacctgcaggtgctgcagctggagatcCCGGGCATGGAGGAGTGTCTGAACATCGCCAGCTCCATCGAG GCTCTCTCCTCGGTGGACTCGGTGATGATGCTGTACCCGTTCTTCCACCGCCCTCCGAGCCTgcggctgcagcagggctggcacctccGTGTCCCCGAGCGCCACTTCCAGCGGGTCGCCTCGCAG gccctgctccgCAGCAGCCAGCCCCTGACAGGACCCAACCGCCGGCGCTGTCGTGAGGAcgagcagctcctggggacaatCCTGGGCGAGGGCGAGCGCGGCTTTGTCCTCGACACCCGCTCGGCGCAGGCGGCCAAGCAGGCGCGGATCAGCGGCGGCGGCACCGAGCCCAGGTCCGGCTACCCGCGCTGGAGGCGGCTGCACCGCGCCCTGGAGAG GGGCCGCCCGCTGCAGGACAGTTTCTCCCGGCTGGCGGAGGCGTGCGCGGAGCCCGCTGTGACCGTGGAGCGCTGGCTGGGCCGCCTGGACAGCAGCCGCTGGCTCAGCCACGTCAAGGCCGCCCTGAGCACGGCCTGCCTGGCTGCCCAGTGCCTGGACAG GGAGGGCTGCACGGTGCTGGTGCACGGCGCCGAGGGCACGGACAGCACGCTGCTGGTGACGGCGCTGGCCCAGCTCATCCTGGACCCCGCCTGCCGCACCCTGGAGGGcttccaggggctgctggagcggGAGTGGATCCAG GCCGGGCACCCCTTCCAGGTGCGCTGCGCCCGCTCCGCCTCCTCCCACGCCCGGGGCAAGCAGGAGGCGccgcttttcctgctcttcctggaCTGCGTGTGGCAGCTGAGCCGGCAGTTCCCCTTCTCGCTGGAGTtcggggagcagctgctgctcaccctcTTTGACAACGCCTACGCCTCGGCCTACGGCACCTTCCTGTGCAACAACGAGAGGGAGAG gagCCTGTGTAAGGTGAAGGAAAGCACCCACTCGCTGTGGGCATGGCTGAACCAGCCTGAGGAGAGGCACAAGTACCTGAACCCCCTGTACTCACACAACCCCTTGGTGATCTGGCCCTCCGTGGAGCCCCAGAGcatccagctgtggcagg GTTTTTTCCTTCGTTGGATCCGTCCCtcccagcacctggaggaggccTGGGGGGAGATCCGGAGGTTGGTGCAGGGAAACagctcctccctccaggagagcaCGGGGAAAAGGCCGAGCCAgcccctccctgagccccctgctgggacaggggacgggaaagtggggacagcagggacaaggTGA
- the LOC132338804 gene encoding myotubularin-related protein 9-like isoform X1, whose translation MEFSELIKTATVEDVLLSRQGLPAVRGTLCITSHHLLLSSCPRGELELWLLIRNVDAVEKRVQNLGWYQPPRSGGSPRDTRVAGSSGTITLRCKDLQVLQLEIPGMEECLNIASSIEALSSVDSVMMLYPFFHRPPSLRLQQGWHLRVPERHFQRVASQTSQWRLSTVNRDFSACPSYPPAVIVPAAVADDTVARAARFRQGGRFPVLSYFHPKTGTALLRSSQPLTGPNRRRCREDEQLLGTILGEGERGFVLDTRSAQAAKQARISGGGTEPRSGYPRWRRLHRALERGRPLQDSFSRLAEACAEPAVTVERWLGRLDSSRWLSHVKAALSTACLAAQCLDREGCTVLVHGAEGTDSTLLVTALAQLILDPACRTLEGFQGLLEREWIQAGHPFQVRCARSASSHARGKQEAPLFLLFLDCVWQLSRQFPFSLEFGEQLLLTLFDNAYASAYGTFLCNNERERSLCKVKESTHSLWAWLNQPEERHKYLNPLYSHNPLVIWPSVEPQSIQLWQGFFLRWIRPSQHLEEAWGEIRRLVQGNSSSLQESTGKRPSQPLPEPPAGTGDGKVGTAGTR comes from the exons ATGGAGTTCTCGGAGCTGATCAAGACGGCGACAGTGGAGGACGTGCTGCTGTCGCGACAGGGGCTGCCCGCGGTGCGGGGCACGCTGTGCATCACCAGCCAccacctgctgctctcctcctgcccccgCGGCgagctggagctctggctgctcatCCGCAACGTGGACGCCGTGGAGAAAAG AGTGCAGAATTTAGGCTGGTACCAACCCCCCCGGAGTGGCGGCTCCCCGCGGGACAccag GGTCGCCGGCTCCTCGGGCACCATCACGCTGCGCTGCAAGgacctgcaggtgctgcagctggagatcCCGGGCATGGAGGAGTGTCTGAACATCGCCAGCTCCATCGAG GCTCTCTCCTCGGTGGACTCGGTGATGATGCTGTACCCGTTCTTCCACCGCCCTCCGAGCCTgcggctgcagcagggctggcacctccGTGTCCCCGAGCGCCACTTCCAGCGGGTCGCCTCGCAG ACGAGCCAGTGGCGGCTGAGCACCGTGAACCGCGACTTCAGCGCCTGCCCCTCGTACCCGCCCGCCGTGATCGTGCCCGCGGCCGTGGCCGATGACACCGTGGCACGGGCGGCGCGGTTCCGGCAGGGCGGGCGCTTCCCCGTCCTCAGCTACTTCCACCCCAAAACCGGCACC gccctgctccgCAGCAGCCAGCCCCTGACAGGACCCAACCGCCGGCGCTGTCGTGAGGAcgagcagctcctggggacaatCCTGGGCGAGGGCGAGCGCGGCTTTGTCCTCGACACCCGCTCGGCGCAGGCGGCCAAGCAGGCGCGGATCAGCGGCGGCGGCACCGAGCCCAGGTCCGGCTACCCGCGCTGGAGGCGGCTGCACCGCGCCCTGGAGAG GGGCCGCCCGCTGCAGGACAGTTTCTCCCGGCTGGCGGAGGCGTGCGCGGAGCCCGCTGTGACCGTGGAGCGCTGGCTGGGCCGCCTGGACAGCAGCCGCTGGCTCAGCCACGTCAAGGCCGCCCTGAGCACGGCCTGCCTGGCTGCCCAGTGCCTGGACAG GGAGGGCTGCACGGTGCTGGTGCACGGCGCCGAGGGCACGGACAGCACGCTGCTGGTGACGGCGCTGGCCCAGCTCATCCTGGACCCCGCCTGCCGCACCCTGGAGGGcttccaggggctgctggagcggGAGTGGATCCAG GCCGGGCACCCCTTCCAGGTGCGCTGCGCCCGCTCCGCCTCCTCCCACGCCCGGGGCAAGCAGGAGGCGccgcttttcctgctcttcctggaCTGCGTGTGGCAGCTGAGCCGGCAGTTCCCCTTCTCGCTGGAGTtcggggagcagctgctgctcaccctcTTTGACAACGCCTACGCCTCGGCCTACGGCACCTTCCTGTGCAACAACGAGAGGGAGAG gagCCTGTGTAAGGTGAAGGAAAGCACCCACTCGCTGTGGGCATGGCTGAACCAGCCTGAGGAGAGGCACAAGTACCTGAACCCCCTGTACTCACACAACCCCTTGGTGATCTGGCCCTCCGTGGAGCCCCAGAGcatccagctgtggcagg GTTTTTTCCTTCGTTGGATCCGTCCCtcccagcacctggaggaggccTGGGGGGAGATCCGGAGGTTGGTGCAGGGAAACagctcctccctccaggagagcaCGGGGAAAAGGCCGAGCCAgcccctccctgagccccctgctgggacaggggacgggaaagtggggacagcagggacaaggTGA
- the LOC132338804 gene encoding myotubularin-related protein 9-like isoform X2: MEFSELIKTATVEDVLLSRQGLPAVRGTLCITSHHLLLSSCPRGELELWLLIRNVDAVEKRVAGSSGTITLRCKDLQVLQLEIPGMEECLNIASSIEALSSVDSVMMLYPFFHRPPSLRLQQGWHLRVPERHFQRVASQTSQWRLSTVNRDFSACPSYPPAVIVPAAVADDTVARAARFRQGGRFPVLSYFHPKTGTALLRSSQPLTGPNRRRCREDEQLLGTILGEGERGFVLDTRSAQAAKQARISGGGTEPRSGYPRWRRLHRALERGRPLQDSFSRLAEACAEPAVTVERWLGRLDSSRWLSHVKAALSTACLAAQCLDREGCTVLVHGAEGTDSTLLVTALAQLILDPACRTLEGFQGLLEREWIQAGHPFQVRCARSASSHARGKQEAPLFLLFLDCVWQLSRQFPFSLEFGEQLLLTLFDNAYASAYGTFLCNNERERSLCKVKESTHSLWAWLNQPEERHKYLNPLYSHNPLVIWPSVEPQSIQLWQGFFLRWIRPSQHLEEAWGEIRRLVQGNSSSLQESTGKRPSQPLPEPPAGTGDGKVGTAGTR, from the exons ATGGAGTTCTCGGAGCTGATCAAGACGGCGACAGTGGAGGACGTGCTGCTGTCGCGACAGGGGCTGCCCGCGGTGCGGGGCACGCTGTGCATCACCAGCCAccacctgctgctctcctcctgcccccgCGGCgagctggagctctggctgctcatCCGCAACGTGGACGCCGTGGAGAAAAG GGTCGCCGGCTCCTCGGGCACCATCACGCTGCGCTGCAAGgacctgcaggtgctgcagctggagatcCCGGGCATGGAGGAGTGTCTGAACATCGCCAGCTCCATCGAG GCTCTCTCCTCGGTGGACTCGGTGATGATGCTGTACCCGTTCTTCCACCGCCCTCCGAGCCTgcggctgcagcagggctggcacctccGTGTCCCCGAGCGCCACTTCCAGCGGGTCGCCTCGCAG ACGAGCCAGTGGCGGCTGAGCACCGTGAACCGCGACTTCAGCGCCTGCCCCTCGTACCCGCCCGCCGTGATCGTGCCCGCGGCCGTGGCCGATGACACCGTGGCACGGGCGGCGCGGTTCCGGCAGGGCGGGCGCTTCCCCGTCCTCAGCTACTTCCACCCCAAAACCGGCACC gccctgctccgCAGCAGCCAGCCCCTGACAGGACCCAACCGCCGGCGCTGTCGTGAGGAcgagcagctcctggggacaatCCTGGGCGAGGGCGAGCGCGGCTTTGTCCTCGACACCCGCTCGGCGCAGGCGGCCAAGCAGGCGCGGATCAGCGGCGGCGGCACCGAGCCCAGGTCCGGCTACCCGCGCTGGAGGCGGCTGCACCGCGCCCTGGAGAG GGGCCGCCCGCTGCAGGACAGTTTCTCCCGGCTGGCGGAGGCGTGCGCGGAGCCCGCTGTGACCGTGGAGCGCTGGCTGGGCCGCCTGGACAGCAGCCGCTGGCTCAGCCACGTCAAGGCCGCCCTGAGCACGGCCTGCCTGGCTGCCCAGTGCCTGGACAG GGAGGGCTGCACGGTGCTGGTGCACGGCGCCGAGGGCACGGACAGCACGCTGCTGGTGACGGCGCTGGCCCAGCTCATCCTGGACCCCGCCTGCCGCACCCTGGAGGGcttccaggggctgctggagcggGAGTGGATCCAG GCCGGGCACCCCTTCCAGGTGCGCTGCGCCCGCTCCGCCTCCTCCCACGCCCGGGGCAAGCAGGAGGCGccgcttttcctgctcttcctggaCTGCGTGTGGCAGCTGAGCCGGCAGTTCCCCTTCTCGCTGGAGTtcggggagcagctgctgctcaccctcTTTGACAACGCCTACGCCTCGGCCTACGGCACCTTCCTGTGCAACAACGAGAGGGAGAG gagCCTGTGTAAGGTGAAGGAAAGCACCCACTCGCTGTGGGCATGGCTGAACCAGCCTGAGGAGAGGCACAAGTACCTGAACCCCCTGTACTCACACAACCCCTTGGTGATCTGGCCCTCCGTGGAGCCCCAGAGcatccagctgtggcagg GTTTTTTCCTTCGTTGGATCCGTCCCtcccagcacctggaggaggccTGGGGGGAGATCCGGAGGTTGGTGCAGGGAAACagctcctccctccaggagagcaCGGGGAAAAGGCCGAGCCAgcccctccctgagccccctgctgggacaggggacgggaaagtggggacagcagggacaaggTGA
- the LOC132338804 gene encoding myotubularin-related protein 9-like isoform X5 has product MEFSELIKTATVEDVLLSRQGLPAVRGTLCITSHHLLLSSCPRGELELWLLIRNVDAVEKRVAGSSGTITLRCKDLQVLQLEIPGMEECLNIASSIEALLRSSQPLTGPNRRRCREDEQLLGTILGEGERGFVLDTRSAQAAKQARISGGGTEPRSGYPRWRRLHRALERGRPLQDSFSRLAEACAEPAVTVERWLGRLDSSRWLSHVKAALSTACLAAQCLDREGCTVLVHGAEGTDSTLLVTALAQLILDPACRTLEGFQGLLEREWIQAGHPFQVRCARSASSHARGKQEAPLFLLFLDCVWQLSRQFPFSLEFGEQLLLTLFDNAYASAYGTFLCNNERERSLCKVKESTHSLWAWLNQPEERHKYLNPLYSHNPLVIWPSVEPQSIQLWQGFFLRWIRPSQHLEEAWGEIRRLVQGNSSSLQESTGKRPSQPLPEPPAGTGDGKVGTAGTR; this is encoded by the exons ATGGAGTTCTCGGAGCTGATCAAGACGGCGACAGTGGAGGACGTGCTGCTGTCGCGACAGGGGCTGCCCGCGGTGCGGGGCACGCTGTGCATCACCAGCCAccacctgctgctctcctcctgcccccgCGGCgagctggagctctggctgctcatCCGCAACGTGGACGCCGTGGAGAAAAG GGTCGCCGGCTCCTCGGGCACCATCACGCTGCGCTGCAAGgacctgcaggtgctgcagctggagatcCCGGGCATGGAGGAGTGTCTGAACATCGCCAGCTCCATCGAG gccctgctccgCAGCAGCCAGCCCCTGACAGGACCCAACCGCCGGCGCTGTCGTGAGGAcgagcagctcctggggacaatCCTGGGCGAGGGCGAGCGCGGCTTTGTCCTCGACACCCGCTCGGCGCAGGCGGCCAAGCAGGCGCGGATCAGCGGCGGCGGCACCGAGCCCAGGTCCGGCTACCCGCGCTGGAGGCGGCTGCACCGCGCCCTGGAGAG GGGCCGCCCGCTGCAGGACAGTTTCTCCCGGCTGGCGGAGGCGTGCGCGGAGCCCGCTGTGACCGTGGAGCGCTGGCTGGGCCGCCTGGACAGCAGCCGCTGGCTCAGCCACGTCAAGGCCGCCCTGAGCACGGCCTGCCTGGCTGCCCAGTGCCTGGACAG GGAGGGCTGCACGGTGCTGGTGCACGGCGCCGAGGGCACGGACAGCACGCTGCTGGTGACGGCGCTGGCCCAGCTCATCCTGGACCCCGCCTGCCGCACCCTGGAGGGcttccaggggctgctggagcggGAGTGGATCCAG GCCGGGCACCCCTTCCAGGTGCGCTGCGCCCGCTCCGCCTCCTCCCACGCCCGGGGCAAGCAGGAGGCGccgcttttcctgctcttcctggaCTGCGTGTGGCAGCTGAGCCGGCAGTTCCCCTTCTCGCTGGAGTtcggggagcagctgctgctcaccctcTTTGACAACGCCTACGCCTCGGCCTACGGCACCTTCCTGTGCAACAACGAGAGGGAGAG gagCCTGTGTAAGGTGAAGGAAAGCACCCACTCGCTGTGGGCATGGCTGAACCAGCCTGAGGAGAGGCACAAGTACCTGAACCCCCTGTACTCACACAACCCCTTGGTGATCTGGCCCTCCGTGGAGCCCCAGAGcatccagctgtggcagg GTTTTTTCCTTCGTTGGATCCGTCCCtcccagcacctggaggaggccTGGGGGGAGATCCGGAGGTTGGTGCAGGGAAACagctcctccctccaggagagcaCGGGGAAAAGGCCGAGCCAgcccctccctgagccccctgctgggacaggggacgggaaagtggggacagcagggacaaggTGA
- the LOC132338804 gene encoding myotubularin-related protein 9-like isoform X4 produces MEFSELIKTATVEDVLLSRQGLPAVRGTLCITSHHLLLSSCPRGELELWLLIRNVDAVEKRVQNLGWYQPPRSGGSPRDTRVAGSSGTITLRCKDLQVLQLEIPGMEECLNIASSIEALLRSSQPLTGPNRRRCREDEQLLGTILGEGERGFVLDTRSAQAAKQARISGGGTEPRSGYPRWRRLHRALERGRPLQDSFSRLAEACAEPAVTVERWLGRLDSSRWLSHVKAALSTACLAAQCLDREGCTVLVHGAEGTDSTLLVTALAQLILDPACRTLEGFQGLLEREWIQAGHPFQVRCARSASSHARGKQEAPLFLLFLDCVWQLSRQFPFSLEFGEQLLLTLFDNAYASAYGTFLCNNERERSLCKVKESTHSLWAWLNQPEERHKYLNPLYSHNPLVIWPSVEPQSIQLWQGFFLRWIRPSQHLEEAWGEIRRLVQGNSSSLQESTGKRPSQPLPEPPAGTGDGKVGTAGTR; encoded by the exons ATGGAGTTCTCGGAGCTGATCAAGACGGCGACAGTGGAGGACGTGCTGCTGTCGCGACAGGGGCTGCCCGCGGTGCGGGGCACGCTGTGCATCACCAGCCAccacctgctgctctcctcctgcccccgCGGCgagctggagctctggctgctcatCCGCAACGTGGACGCCGTGGAGAAAAG AGTGCAGAATTTAGGCTGGTACCAACCCCCCCGGAGTGGCGGCTCCCCGCGGGACAccag GGTCGCCGGCTCCTCGGGCACCATCACGCTGCGCTGCAAGgacctgcaggtgctgcagctggagatcCCGGGCATGGAGGAGTGTCTGAACATCGCCAGCTCCATCGAG gccctgctccgCAGCAGCCAGCCCCTGACAGGACCCAACCGCCGGCGCTGTCGTGAGGAcgagcagctcctggggacaatCCTGGGCGAGGGCGAGCGCGGCTTTGTCCTCGACACCCGCTCGGCGCAGGCGGCCAAGCAGGCGCGGATCAGCGGCGGCGGCACCGAGCCCAGGTCCGGCTACCCGCGCTGGAGGCGGCTGCACCGCGCCCTGGAGAG GGGCCGCCCGCTGCAGGACAGTTTCTCCCGGCTGGCGGAGGCGTGCGCGGAGCCCGCTGTGACCGTGGAGCGCTGGCTGGGCCGCCTGGACAGCAGCCGCTGGCTCAGCCACGTCAAGGCCGCCCTGAGCACGGCCTGCCTGGCTGCCCAGTGCCTGGACAG GGAGGGCTGCACGGTGCTGGTGCACGGCGCCGAGGGCACGGACAGCACGCTGCTGGTGACGGCGCTGGCCCAGCTCATCCTGGACCCCGCCTGCCGCACCCTGGAGGGcttccaggggctgctggagcggGAGTGGATCCAG GCCGGGCACCCCTTCCAGGTGCGCTGCGCCCGCTCCGCCTCCTCCCACGCCCGGGGCAAGCAGGAGGCGccgcttttcctgctcttcctggaCTGCGTGTGGCAGCTGAGCCGGCAGTTCCCCTTCTCGCTGGAGTtcggggagcagctgctgctcaccctcTTTGACAACGCCTACGCCTCGGCCTACGGCACCTTCCTGTGCAACAACGAGAGGGAGAG gagCCTGTGTAAGGTGAAGGAAAGCACCCACTCGCTGTGGGCATGGCTGAACCAGCCTGAGGAGAGGCACAAGTACCTGAACCCCCTGTACTCACACAACCCCTTGGTGATCTGGCCCTCCGTGGAGCCCCAGAGcatccagctgtggcagg GTTTTTTCCTTCGTTGGATCCGTCCCtcccagcacctggaggaggccTGGGGGGAGATCCGGAGGTTGGTGCAGGGAAACagctcctccctccaggagagcaCGGGGAAAAGGCCGAGCCAgcccctccctgagccccctgctgggacaggggacgggaaagtggggacagcagggacaaggTGA